The Selenihalanaerobacter shriftii genome includes a window with the following:
- a CDS encoding zinc ribbon domain-containing protein, producing MPELEELYRLQQFDNDIDRIKNTLDDQSILKEIEEIELKITNLQKKIKTKDQNKEELNNELKNKEYENNKLNSQIKNYKDQLYNGESNPKELEQLQSKMNELKEQQSELEDEILDVMMKLENLVEDKEELNNKLETYRNDLTKFQKNYKERQIKLNEELEEVKKVRDKLNNDLDDTLIAKYNRLKEKKAGLVVVELNDGYCMGCRVGLSTKNAEAVKNSNEMIKCENCGRILYWTGEE from the coding sequence ATGCCGGAGTTAGAGGAGTTATATAGATTACAGCAATTCGATAATGATATAGATAGAATTAAAAATACTTTGGATGACCAAAGTATTTTAAAAGAGATAGAAGAAATTGAGCTTAAAATTACTAATTTACAAAAAAAGATTAAGACTAAAGATCAAAATAAAGAAGAATTAAATAATGAACTTAAGAATAAAGAATATGAGAATAATAAATTAAATAGTCAAATAAAAAATTATAAAGATCAATTATATAATGGAGAAAGTAATCCTAAAGAATTGGAACAATTACAATCTAAGATGAATGAATTAAAAGAACAACAATCAGAATTAGAAGATGAAATCCTAGACGTGATGATGAAGTTAGAGAATTTAGTTGAAGATAAAGAAGAATTAAATAATAAATTAGAAACTTATCGTAATGATTTAACTAAATTTCAGAAAAATTATAAAGAAAGACAGATAAAATTAAATGAGGAATTAGAGGAAGTGAAGAAGGTAAGGGATAAATTAAATAATGATTTAGATGACACATTAATTGCTAAGTATAATAGATTGAAGGAAAAGAAAGCAGGCTTAGTTGTAGTTGAATTAAATGATGGTTATTGCATGGGATGTAGAGTTGGATTGTCTACTAAGAATGCAGAAGCAGTTAAAAATAGTAATGAAATGATCAAATGCGAAAATTGTGGTCGGATTTTATATTGGACTGGTGAAGAGTAA
- a CDS encoding ribonuclease HI family protein, giving the protein MTELNIYTDGASRGNPGPAGIGAVIFDKTGNRKEELAKYIGETTNNVAEYKAILEGLKLAKSLTPKVVNLFADSQLVIKQLTGEYRVKSKRLKPYYNEVKALLAEIPEYNLKHIPREENKEADKLANLGIDQLDKQNEELKFDLNELSNQLKEEVTEFEVSPDLIPIINEIKSQIINRDLNMDDSLTQGIIYGLLLAKRIN; this is encoded by the coding sequence ATGACAGAATTAAATATATATACTGATGGAGCATCTAGGGGCAATCCTGGTCCGGCGGGTATAGGAGCAGTTATCTTTGACAAGACAGGAAATAGGAAGGAAGAATTGGCTAAATATATTGGAGAGACTACTAATAATGTTGCTGAATATAAGGCAATTTTAGAGGGTCTTAAATTAGCAAAGAGCCTTACTCCTAAGGTTGTTAATTTATTTGCAGATAGTCAATTAGTAATTAAACAGTTGACCGGTGAATATCGAGTTAAGAGTAAAAGATTAAAGCCTTATTATAATGAGGTTAAGGCATTATTAGCAGAGATACCAGAATATAATCTTAAACATATTCCAAGGGAAGAGAATAAAGAGGCAGATAAATTAGCTAATTTAGGAATTGATCAGTTAGATAAACAGAATGAAGAATTAAAATTTGATTTAAATGAGTTAAGCAATCAGCTAAAAGAAGAAGTAACAGAATTTGAAGTATCACCTGATTTAATTCCTATTATTAATGAAATTAAATCACAAATTATAAATAGAGATCTTAATATGGACGATAGTTTAACTCAAGGAATAATTTATGGTTTATTATTAGCTAAAAGAATAAATTAA
- the pheA gene encoding prephenate dehydratase — MERLGYLGPEGTFTNEAAIEFISGQSISLIPYEDIQSLMLAIANEEEEAGIVPIENSLEGSVNITLDLLAHKVDLKIIAEVLMPINHNLIGQRKANLSQVTQVLSHPQALAQCRDNLNKILDKFKLINTSSTAEAVQTISDKDSNWAAIGSKLVARLNKLKVLESNIQDNELNWTRFIVLNKKERRKVNDAKTSLICSPLTDRPGILYEILKEFAQRDINLTKIESRPARKMLGDYIFFIDFEGGQHKKRVRETLTILDNKTSFIKILGSYPKFKY, encoded by the coding sequence ATGGAGAGATTAGGATATTTAGGTCCAGAAGGCACCTTTACTAATGAGGCAGCTATAGAATTTATTAGTGGTCAGTCGATAAGTTTAATCCCCTATGAAGATATTCAATCTTTAATGTTAGCTATTGCTAATGAAGAGGAAGAAGCAGGGATAGTACCTATTGAAAATTCTTTAGAAGGCTCTGTAAATATAACCTTAGATCTATTGGCTCACAAAGTGGATTTGAAGATTATAGCGGAAGTATTGATGCCGATTAACCATAATCTAATTGGGCAAAGAAAGGCTAATTTATCACAAGTTACTCAAGTTCTTTCTCATCCTCAGGCTTTAGCTCAGTGTCGAGATAATCTAAATAAAATTTTAGATAAATTTAAGTTAATAAATACTAGCAGTACTGCTGAAGCTGTACAGACTATTTCAGATAAAGATTCTAATTGGGCAGCTATCGGTTCTAAACTAGTAGCTCGATTAAATAAGCTAAAGGTTTTAGAATCTAATATCCAAGATAATGAATTGAATTGGACTAGATTTATAGTTTTAAATAAAAAAGAAAGAAGAAAGGTTAATGATGCTAAGACTTCGTTAATCTGTTCTCCACTTACAGATAGACCAGGGATTTTATATGAAATATTAAAAGAGTTTGCTCAAAGAGATATTAATCTAACTAAAATAGAGTCTCGTCCTGCTCGTAAAATGTTAGGAGATTATATATTCTTTATAGATTTTGAAGGTGGTCAACATAAAAAAAGAGTTAGAGAAACTTTAACAATATTAGATAATAAGACCTCATTTATCAAAATATTAGGTTCGTATCCTAAATTTAAGTATTAA
- a CDS encoding YebC/PmpR family DNA-binding transcriptional regulator, whose amino-acid sequence MAGHSKWANIKHKKKKEDKRRGKLFSKLSKKIAVAAREGGGDPEMNSDLRMAIQKAKDNNMPKDNIQRAVDRGTGNLDGVDYERIIYEGYAPAGIALYLDLMSDNRNRTASEIRHILSKRGGNLGEEGCVAWMFDRKGQLIIDRTEEDVDEDEVMMSALEAGAEDITIEEDMIEIISLPSDLEEVRETMEEDGYKFDSGDVVMLPQNIIKLDDKSDAKKVLKVIDALEDHDDVQDVYANFDIPDEIMEEIETEEE is encoded by the coding sequence ATGGCTGGACATTCTAAATGGGCCAATATAAAGCATAAAAAGAAGAAAGAAGATAAAAGAAGAGGAAAATTGTTTTCTAAATTAAGCAAGAAGATAGCTGTTGCTGCTAGAGAAGGTGGCGGAGATCCTGAAATGAATTCTGATCTCAGAATGGCTATCCAAAAGGCAAAAGATAATAATATGCCTAAAGATAATATACAAAGGGCTGTTGACCGAGGCACAGGTAACTTAGATGGTGTAGATTATGAACGTATTATTTATGAAGGTTATGCACCAGCAGGAATTGCTCTATATTTAGATTTAATGAGTGATAATCGAAATAGAACAGCTTCTGAAATTAGACATATCCTTTCTAAACGTGGTGGGAATTTAGGAGAAGAGGGATGTGTTGCTTGGATGTTTGATCGGAAAGGTCAATTAATTATTGATAGAACAGAAGAAGATGTAGATGAAGATGAGGTAATGATGTCTGCATTAGAAGCAGGAGCTGAAGATATTACTATTGAAGAAGATATGATTGAGATCATTAGTCTTCCTAGTGATTTAGAGGAAGTTAGAGAGACTATGGAAGAAGATGGATATAAATTTGATTCTGGAGATGTAGTTATGCTTCCACAGAATATAATCAAATTAGACGATAAAAGTGATGCTAAGAAAGTTTTAAAAGTAATTGATGCCTTAGAAGATCATGATGATGTACAAGATGTTTATGCTAACTTCGATATTCCTGATGAAATTATGGAAGAAATAGAAACTGAAGAAGAATAA
- a CDS encoding BofC C-terminal domain-containing protein — translation MLRGKRIFIFSLVIFILMSTFTYLMWGLTNKESTDEIKTEEQKSGVAVELKAKQKNSLSELIKTKEEEFKIKILETEGLLQGELLNDNWNLKSWLILRTHYKKCNHIIVNQKKRINKDFKVNNLSDKYPNWNVVHNDSYRVILQREVVGVCQDDKEDMYLGIKDGVISIFYGTPNKDINILKRKTNIAVGVLPDREIANLKKGIIVKNQKDLLTLLEGFASIQDEKIE, via the coding sequence ATGCTTAGAGGTAAAAGAATCTTTATTTTTTCACTTGTGATTTTTATTTTAATGTCTACTTTTACTTACTTAATGTGGGGTTTAACTAATAAAGAATCTACAGATGAAATAAAAACTGAAGAACAGAAGTCAGGAGTGGCTGTTGAATTAAAGGCAAAACAAAAAAATAGTTTATCAGAATTAATTAAGACTAAAGAAGAAGAATTTAAAATTAAAATATTAGAAACAGAAGGCCTATTACAAGGTGAATTATTAAATGACAATTGGAATTTAAAATCATGGTTAATATTGAGGACACATTACAAAAAGTGTAATCATATAATTGTGAATCAAAAGAAAAGAATTAATAAAGATTTTAAAGTTAATAATTTGTCTGATAAATATCCTAATTGGAATGTAGTCCATAACGATAGTTATCGAGTTATCCTCCAAAGAGAAGTAGTTGGAGTCTGCCAAGATGATAAAGAAGATATGTATTTAGGAATTAAAGATGGGGTTATTAGCATATTTTATGGTACTCCGAATAAAGATATTAACATTTTAAAGCGAAAGACTAATATCGCAGTAGGAGTATTACCAGATAGAGAAATAGCAAATTTAAAAAAAGGAATTATAGTTAAAAATCAAAAAGATTTACTAACATTATTAGAAGGATTTGCTAGTATTCAAGATGAAAAGATAGAGTAG
- the ruvA gene encoding Holliday junction branch migration protein RuvA, protein MIAHLQGELTKKEESYIIIDIQGVGYKVNIPFSLHNRLPEIGEEIQIHTHTYVREDRFVLYGFLKMNDLDLFTKLLGVSRIGPKGAINILSTLSVNEFKLAIAKEDIKTLKEAKGIGKKTAQRLILELKGKIDLEKVLKGENDDNDLISNSEREEAIEGLLGLGYNMREAQEAVKVACQGKEDISVEEIIKSALQSLA, encoded by the coding sequence ATGATAGCACACTTACAAGGAGAATTGACTAAAAAAGAAGAGTCATATATTATAATTGATATACAAGGAGTAGGATATAAAGTTAATATTCCATTTTCATTGCATAACCGTTTACCAGAAATTGGAGAAGAGATTCAGATTCATACACATACATATGTTAGAGAGGACAGGTTTGTTTTATATGGTTTTCTAAAGATGAATGACTTAGATTTGTTTACTAAATTATTAGGAGTTTCTAGAATAGGACCTAAAGGGGCTATTAATATTCTTTCTACTCTATCAGTTAATGAGTTTAAATTAGCAATTGCTAAAGAGGATATTAAGACTTTAAAAGAAGCCAAAGGAATAGGTAAGAAGACAGCTCAACGATTAATTTTAGAATTAAAAGGTAAGATAGATTTAGAAAAGGTTTTAAAAGGTGAAAATGATGATAACGATCTTATCTCTAATTCTGAGAGGGAAGAAGCCATCGAAGGGTTATTAGGCTTAGGATATAACATGAGAGAAGCACAAGAGGCAGTAAAAGTTGCTTGTCAAGGCAAGGAAGATATTAGTGTAGAGGAAATTATTAAGTCAGCCTTGCAAAGTTTAGCATAA
- the ruvB gene encoding Holliday junction branch migration DNA helicase RuvB yields the protein MEDRVVSPDETIVDREIELSLRPKILAEYIGQKKVKNNLEIFIEAAKKRSEALDHVLLYGPPGLGKTTLANIIANEMEVDIKTTSGPAIERPGDLAALLTNLRPNDVLFIDEIHRLNRIVEEILYPAMEDYALDIIIGDGPNARSVRLDLPDFTLVGATTRAGLLTSPLRDRFGIMSRLEFYTKEELQRIIFRAAKVLNVEIDEIGALELARRARGTPRIANRLLKRVRDYAQVKGDGVINQEIAEAGLKMLEVDELGLDRIDRKILLTIINKFSGGPVGVNTLAAAISEEEDTIEDVYEPYLLQIGYLNRTPRGRIATELAYEHFDLNYKEE from the coding sequence ATGGAAGATAGAGTGGTGTCTCCAGATGAAACAATTGTAGATAGAGAAATAGAATTAAGTTTAAGGCCGAAAATATTGGCTGAATATATAGGACAGAAAAAGGTAAAGAATAATCTTGAGATATTTATTGAGGCAGCAAAAAAACGATCTGAAGCTTTAGATCATGTTTTATTGTACGGACCGCCTGGGTTAGGGAAGACTACATTAGCAAATATTATTGCTAATGAAATGGAAGTAGACATTAAGACGACTTCTGGGCCAGCAATTGAAAGGCCAGGAGATTTAGCAGCTCTTTTAACTAATTTACGGCCTAATGATGTATTATTCATTGATGAGATTCATCGACTTAATCGAATAGTAGAAGAAATTCTATATCCTGCCATGGAAGATTATGCTCTAGATATTATTATTGGAGATGGTCCTAATGCTCGTTCAGTTCGTTTAGATTTACCTGATTTTACTTTAGTTGGCGCTACAACTAGGGCAGGATTGTTGACTTCACCACTACGTGATAGATTTGGGATTATGAGTAGATTAGAATTCTATACTAAGGAAGAATTACAACGAATAATCTTTCGAGCAGCTAAGGTATTAAATGTGGAGATAGATGAAATAGGTGCTTTAGAATTAGCACGTAGAGCTAGAGGAACACCACGAATTGCTAATAGATTATTAAAGAGAGTTAGAGATTATGCTCAAGTTAAAGGTGATGGGGTTATTAATCAAGAAATAGCAGAAGCAGGATTAAAGATGCTGGAAGTAGATGAATTAGGGCTTGATCGTATAGATCGTAAAATTTTACTTACCATAATTAATAAGTTTTCTGGAGGTCCAGTAGGGGTAAATACTTTAGCAGCAGCAATTAGTGAAGAAGAGGATACAATAGAGGATGTGTATGAACCATATTTACTGCAGATTGGTTATTTGAATCGAACTCCTCGAGGGAGAATAGCTACTGAATTAGCTTATGAACATTTTGACCTTAATTATAAGGAGGAGTAA
- the queA gene encoding tRNA preQ1(34) S-adenosylmethionine ribosyltransferase-isomerase QueA: MKVSEFDYNLPEELIAQEPADPRDESRLMVLNRENGNTEEKIFKEIVELIEPGDTIILNDTKVIPARLYGVKEETGGKVEFLLLNEVELDTWEVLVRPGRKVKIGTRVVFGDSDLVAEVKDRTDFGGRVVTFEYDGVFAEILDKLGEMPLPPYITKELENREQYQTVYAKKRGAAAAPTAGLHFTEEVLDALKEKGVNIAYITLHVGLGTFRPVRAETIKDHDMHAEYYEVSDKTAEIINQTKDQDQRVIAVGTTVTRTLETVSNAKGYVQSDKGWTDIFIYPGYEFKVVDALLTNFHLPESTLVMLVSAFCGRENTLAAYRKAVEEEYRFYSFGDAMLII, encoded by the coding sequence ATGAAAGTGTCAGAGTTTGATTATAATTTACCAGAAGAATTAATTGCTCAAGAACCAGCTGATCCTAGAGATGAATCTAGGTTAATGGTATTGAATCGTGAAAATGGCAATACAGAAGAAAAGATTTTTAAGGAAATAGTAGAATTAATTGAACCAGGGGATACTATTATTCTAAATGATACTAAAGTAATTCCAGCTCGTTTATATGGGGTTAAAGAAGAAACAGGTGGGAAAGTAGAATTTTTATTATTAAATGAAGTAGAGTTAGATACTTGGGAGGTATTAGTTAGACCAGGTAGAAAGGTCAAAATTGGAACTAGAGTTGTTTTTGGAGATAGCGATTTAGTAGCTGAAGTAAAAGATAGGACAGATTTTGGAGGGAGAGTAGTTACGTTTGAATATGATGGTGTCTTTGCTGAAATTTTAGATAAATTAGGAGAGATGCCGCTACCACCATATATTACAAAAGAACTAGAAAATAGAGAACAATATCAGACTGTTTATGCTAAGAAACGAGGAGCAGCCGCCGCTCCTACAGCAGGACTTCATTTTACTGAAGAAGTCCTAGATGCTCTAAAAGAGAAAGGGGTTAATATAGCTTATATTACTTTGCACGTAGGTCTAGGAACTTTTAGACCGGTAAGGGCTGAGACCATAAAAGATCATGATATGCATGCTGAGTATTATGAAGTAAGTGATAAGACAGCTGAGATTATTAATCAAACTAAAGATCAAGATCAAAGAGTTATAGCTGTAGGTACTACAGTGACTAGAACCTTAGAGACTGTTAGTAATGCTAAAGGTTATGTTCAATCGGATAAAGGTTGGACAGATATCTTTATTTATCCAGGTTATGAATTCAAAGTAGTTGATGCTTTATTAACTAATTTTCATTTACCAGAATCCACTTTGGTTATGTTAGTAAGTGCTTTTTGTGGTAGAGAGAATACATTAGCAGCATATAGAAAAGCAGTAGAAGAAGAATATAGATTTTATAGTTTTGGAGACGCAATGTTAATAATCTAG
- the tgt gene encoding tRNA guanosine(34) transglycosylase Tgt — translation MSFEYTLHKESNNTKARLGEFSTPHGVIETPIFMPVGTQATVKTMTPEELEELGAQIILSNTYHLYLRPGHELIAEAGGLHEFMNWDRPILTDSGGFQVFSLADMRDISEEGVEFQSHLDGSKHFITPEKATEIQMDLGADIIMSFDECPPYPAEKDYVKESLERTTRWAKRCKEAHTRDDQALFGIIQGGMHRDLREQSAKEIIDLDFPGYALGGLSVGEANELMYEVLDYAPDLLPKNKPRYLMGVGTPQDLFEGVIRGIDMFDCVFPTRIARNGAVFTSQGRITIRNATYKRQFTKLDPECDCYVCNNYTRAYIRHLIKRNEVLGIRLTTYHNLYFLCSLMTKIREAISKGRLLEYQEEFYKKYGLDL, via the coding sequence ATGTCATTTGAATATACTTTACATAAAGAATCTAATAATACTAAAGCTCGGTTAGGTGAGTTTTCTACTCCACATGGAGTTATAGAGACCCCTATTTTTATGCCGGTGGGAACGCAAGCAACAGTCAAGACTATGACTCCTGAAGAACTAGAAGAATTAGGAGCACAGATTATTTTAAGTAATACATACCATTTATATTTACGACCTGGCCATGAATTAATTGCTGAAGCTGGAGGCTTACATGAATTTATGAATTGGGATCGACCAATTTTAACTGATAGTGGTGGGTTTCAAGTTTTTAGTCTAGCTGATATGAGAGATATTAGTGAAGAAGGGGTAGAGTTTCAATCACATCTAGATGGTTCTAAACATTTTATTACTCCAGAAAAAGCTACAGAGATTCAAATGGATTTAGGAGCAGATATTATTATGTCATTTGATGAATGTCCTCCTTATCCAGCTGAAAAAGATTATGTTAAAGAATCTTTAGAACGTACTACACGTTGGGCTAAAAGATGTAAAGAGGCACATACAAGAGATGACCAAGCGTTGTTTGGGATTATACAAGGAGGAATGCATCGGGATTTAAGAGAACAGAGTGCTAAAGAGATAATTGATCTTGATTTTCCAGGATATGCTCTTGGGGGACTTAGTGTTGGAGAAGCAAATGAATTAATGTATGAGGTATTAGATTATGCTCCAGATTTATTACCTAAAAATAAACCTAGATATTTAATGGGAGTAGGTACTCCACAGGATTTATTTGAAGGTGTAATAAGAGGAATCGATATGTTTGATTGTGTATTTCCAACTAGGATTGCTAGAAATGGAGCTGTCTTTACTAGTCAAGGGCGAATTACTATTCGTAATGCAACTTATAAACGGCAATTTACAAAATTAGATCCTGAATGTGATTGTTATGTATGTAATAATTACACTAGGGCTTATATTCGCCATTTGATTAAGCGAAATGAAGTTTTGGGTATCCGTTTAACCACTTATCATAATCTTTATTTCTTATGTAGCTTAATGACTAAGATTAGAGAAGCTATTTCTAAAGGTAGGTTACTAGAATATCAAGAAGAATTTTATAAAAAATATGGGCTAGATTTATAA
- the yajC gene encoding preprotein translocase subunit YajC: MKYVINFLPWVAIFGVFWFMFIRPQKKKQQEHQDMINDLQTGDEIITISGIYGTITKITDEGFNLKIASDVEIKVVKSAIGRLADEVND, encoded by the coding sequence ATGAAATATGTAATTAATTTTTTACCATGGGTAGCTATTTTTGGTGTATTTTGGTTTATGTTCATTCGACCTCAAAAAAAGAAACAACAAGAACATCAAGATATGATAAATGATTTACAGACAGGGGACGAAATAATAACAATTAGTGGTATTTATGGAACAATTACCAAAATAACTGATGAAGGATTTAATTTAAAAATTGCCTCGGATGTAGAAATTAAAGTAGTTAAAAGTGCTATTGGACGTTTAGCTGATGAAGTTAATGATTAA
- the lepB gene encoding signal peptidase I, which yields MQIAKEEIKEFIESVVIAGVLAFFIITFIAQSFVVQGRSMEPTLHNGERLFVDKLSYRFTNPDRGDVVVFSPKGAPGKKYIKRVIGVPGDEIKIRNKKVYVNGKQIQEDYILEATLGNFGPYNVPKQHIFVLGDNRNNSADSRYTSLVGFVSYDDISGKASWVYWPLNNMHIIDDQKYKNLN from the coding sequence ATGCAGATTGCTAAAGAAGAGATTAAAGAATTTATAGAATCAGTGGTAATTGCTGGGGTTTTAGCTTTCTTTATTATTACTTTTATTGCTCAATCTTTTGTAGTACAAGGAAGGTCTATGGAACCAACTTTACATAATGGTGAACGATTATTTGTTGATAAACTTTCTTATCGATTTACTAACCCAGACCGAGGAGATGTTGTTGTCTTTTCACCAAAAGGAGCACCAGGAAAGAAATATATCAAACGAGTTATTGGGGTGCCTGGTGATGAGATTAAGATTCGTAATAAAAAAGTATATGTTAATGGAAAGCAAATTCAAGAAGATTATATTTTAGAAGCAACCTTAGGTAATTTTGGACCTTATAATGTTCCTAAGCAGCACATATTTGTTTTAGGGGATAATCGAAATAATAGTGCTGATAGTCGTTATACTTCTTTGGTTGGATTTGTTTCTTATGATGACATTTCTGGCAAGGCATCTTGGGTATATTGGCCTTTAAATAATATGCATATTATAGATGATCAGAAATACAAAAATTTAAATTAA
- a CDS encoding PP2C family protein-serine/threonine phosphatase, giving the protein MEVKIEIAKRSKFGVSKSGDTVEIVERPQGGYSVILADGQGSGKRAKTISNLVVNKAVSLIGDGARDGAVGRAVHDYLYTLRNGKTSSTLNILSVDLDTDSIVISRNSNTPIILIDEEEATIFDKEVKSIGFHKEIKPVINEISLKPGIKFLAFSDGILHAGRRFKQQVELKELIKLCKEPKIGKESLAKRILKYTLDLDNNRAQDDMTVVVLEVVENRDDKKIIEYNLSLPI; this is encoded by the coding sequence ATGGAAGTCAAAATTGAAATTGCAAAAAGGAGTAAATTCGGGGTATCAAAAAGTGGCGACACAGTAGAGATAGTTGAACGGCCTCAAGGTGGATATTCAGTTATTTTAGCAGATGGACAAGGTAGTGGTAAACGAGCTAAAACTATTAGTAATTTAGTAGTTAATAAAGCAGTTTCTTTAATTGGGGACGGAGCAAGAGATGGAGCAGTAGGTAGAGCAGTTCATGATTATTTATATACTTTACGTAATGGGAAAACTTCTTCCACTTTAAATATATTATCTGTAGATTTAGATACAGATTCAATTGTTATTTCTAGAAATAGCAATACTCCAATTATTCTAATTGATGAAGAAGAAGCTACTATTTTTGATAAAGAGGTTAAGAGTATTGGCTTCCATAAAGAGATTAAGCCAGTAATTAATGAAATAAGTTTAAAACCAGGGATAAAATTTTTAGCGTTTTCTGATGGTATATTACATGCTGGTAGGAGATTTAAGCAACAGGTAGAATTAAAAGAATTAATTAAGCTTTGTAAAGAACCTAAAATAGGAAAAGAAAGTTTAGCTAAAAGAATTTTAAAATATACGTTGGATTTAGATAATAATCGTGCCCAAGATGATATGACAGTAGTTGTATTAGAGGTAGTTGAAAATAGAGATGATAAGAAAATAATAGAGTATAATCTTTCTCTTCCAATCTAA
- a CDS encoding HD domain-containing protein has translation MGKVTLKKIKQNPQITAYINKADEHLRSMGFTEHSFRHANLVADIAKNILEKLDYPERIMELAAIAGYLHDIGNVVNRERHGHISATLVSQILTNMDVDYEEIATIIGAIGNHDEGTGEPVSPVAAALIISDKSDVHWTRVRNEDYATFDIHDRVNYAAKQSFIEVDPEGEKITLELEIDKEISTVMEYFEIFLTRMIMCRRAAETLSCDFHLIINEVELL, from the coding sequence ATGGGGAAGGTTACTTTAAAGAAAATCAAACAGAATCCTCAAATCACAGCATATATAAATAAGGCGGATGAACATTTAAGATCTATGGGCTTTACAGAACATAGTTTTCGCCATGCAAATTTAGTAGCAGATATTGCTAAAAATATTCTTGAGAAATTAGATTATCCTGAAAGAATTATGGAACTTGCTGCGATTGCGGGGTACTTACATGACATAGGTAATGTAGTCAATAGGGAAAGACATGGACATATCTCTGCAACGTTAGTATCACAAATTTTGACTAATATGGATGTAGATTATGAAGAGATAGCTACTATAATAGGAGCTATTGGTAATCATGATGAAGGAACAGGGGAGCCAGTAAGTCCTGTTGCAGCTGCTTTAATTATTTCTGATAAATCAGATGTACATTGGACCAGAGTAAGAAATGAAGATTATGCTACTTTTGATATTCATGATAGAGTTAATTATGCAGCCAAGCAATCTTTTATTGAAGTCGATCCTGAAGGTGAGAAGATTACATTAGAATTAGAGATTGACAAAGAGATTAGTACTGTAATGGAGTATTTTGAGATATTTTTAACTAGGATGATTATGTGTCGTCGAGCTGCAGAAACTCTTAGTTGTGATTTTCATTTAATCATTAATGAAGTTGAATTATTATAA